Part of the Phoenix dactylifera cultivar Barhee BC4 unplaced genomic scaffold, palm_55x_up_171113_PBpolish2nd_filt_p 001710F, whole genome shotgun sequence genome, ATTGGATTATAATACTTGCCATTCTTATAaagtttcaaatttcagaagatTATTTGCCCTGAGTTCATGCAAGTGATGAGTAATACAGGTAAAAGATGTGGTGGTGGTTTGTCTAACACAGGATTATCTCATAATTGCTGCTTTAGTAAAAAAGCTGATATACCACCCTCCATCTTAGGCTTGCAAAACTCCCATTTATCACCCTGTAAAACCTGATTTTATTGTGTCTTGTGTACTTAGATACGTCAGGGACAttctatttttgttcttttagtAATGGATTTAACAAGTGCATTTGCTCTGCATCTTTACGCAGCTCTCCTTACTGAAGCAATATGAGAAGGAACGGAAGGCTGCTAATGTCACTATGATGGCAATACTCGACGGTTTTCAGAAGGCTTATTCTGTCGATCTCGGGCCCATCAATCTCTTGAGGGCTGCGGCATTCCATGGTGCTCAATATATCGGACCACTCAAAAAGAATATAATGTCATATGCTATGGGCGAGCAAAAGTGGCCACTTTTTTCttgaaagaagaaggagaaaagatTCAATCTTGTATCGATATTCTTACCAACTGGATGTTGAAGtttaagtaaaatatttttctttgctaaTTGTTTAACATCAAAACTTCGAAGGAACTTGTAATTGTGTCGGAACTAATGAAGTTGATATTGGGCACTATATAAAAGTACCAGTACCAGTAGAGCTGACGAGAATTTGCCCGATTTCTTTACAGGGATGATCCCCTTATGCACATCAAAGGGTCTGCAAAGAAATGATAAGCATGATTTGCCTGCCGGTCCGAAAGGGATGGTACGAGATAATACTATATCGTACCAGTTTAGTAATGGTATACGACACAAAAGATGTAACGGCACTCAATGCGCTAAAAAAGTTTCATACTGTATCAAGTAGTGAATCTTGACCGCGAGACTTATTAATTTGGATTAGATAATGGGAAAGACTTAGCAACGGGAATCTCGGATTCGGCGTCGATCGGATTTGAGAAGCTTCGAAACCAACTGCAAGCAATTAGGTGAATTAGGCAGTCAGAAAAGCATCCAAGTTCAGTTGCAGATGGTTTTGGTCGGGATGTTCGGGTTTGTCAGAAActggacctaattggattacatGGTCCCAGACGTACATAATTAGCCCACCGGTGCGACTACGTGGTCAATTAGTTGCAGTCAACTGTGATTAGGCTCACAGAGATCTATCCATCTGAGCCATCCATCAACCCCAAGCACCTACTCCAAATGGACAGTcggttgcagcagcagcaggctTTAGGAGTAGCCACGTAAACGCAGCAAGAGAAACGTGTCGCCAAGAGCTCTCCTTCTCACCTGCTCACTTGCACCTCTAAATTGAGCACATTAGTTTCAGCATCACCTCACCTCagtgcagagagagagagatggcacAGAGCAAGGATGATATCAAGCATGGGACGGCCCAGGCAAAGCTATCAGAAGATGAGATGCTGAGGGTGAGGTACAAGCATGGCACCCCCCTGGAAGGTGGCAAGATCGCCGATTCCGAGCCTGTCGATCTCTTCGCCGATGCCCGGAGGATCGCGAGGGAGAAGGATGACGCTTCtggcggtggaggaggagagaacaAGAGTAGCACAGCCAGGACTTCAGGCTCTTGAAGTAATAGTAGTGCATCAGTGGTGGTTTGTTCTTTGTTGCATGCGTGCTTGGTGTTCTGTCATCAGCCAGTGTCTCTTTTGAATAAGATGGTCTCTGGAGGATAGGAATATAAGGGTTTCCGTGTCGAATGCTTCTTGGCCACTTAATAAGATGATGGTTGTGAGTGATGCTCGGCTTTTTCTTTGCCATGGTGACTAATGATTTGTTAGTTGAACACTGAAGAAAGAATGGGAAGCAGTGTAAGGACTGTGTGAATCCTACGTGGCTTATAGACTATGATATTTGCAGGAATATCGTAGTAGTCCAAATATTTAGTTATTTCTCATGCCAGAAGTGAAAAAATTTGTTCAATGATTAAAGTGAAAAAATGATAAGAGTAAAACAATCAAAAAGACAAGAATTGGagcaaagataaaaaaggaaaagcaaATAAGAGGCTATGAAATCTATTTTAGTATAAATATTGTTATAGTTCTATTGTTGGTTTGTGATAGATTACAAGAGAATTCAGATGAGATTTTCTTACTTATTATATAAAAAGGTGATAAAGCTAGTTTTCTCCAGCAGGAGCTATTGcatttagaatttttttcttggagGTTGTAAGAGATTTCGTGTATGAGTAATTTCTCCTTGTATAAATAATTTCTTTTATCAAATAATTCCAGAAAACAATTATTTATATGTGGTCTCCACAAGAGTGACAAGTATCATGTATATATTACATCTTGATTTATCGATCATTTAATGTAGTTGGTTGACGTCTACTTTTACTTTTAGTATGgctaaaaataatttcaaatttgAGTCTAGCTAGAGTTAAATGTATCATTGGGTTGTTCTTAGTTCGTTCTTGAGCAATATGAATTCTAATCAATTTCTAAGGGTTTGCACTACTTTTTGTCATTAGAAGGAACCAATCTGCCTCCAAGCATTTCCACCAGTTTTTGTTACCATAGGGAGCTAAAGTTCATGTTTTTTGGGATGTTTTTAGTTTGACAAAAACGTTAGGAATGCCACTTCATAGGTTTTTGTATCTGTTCTTGATCTCTCTCTAGTGCATGATGCCAATGGATGGATTCAAGTCCCTGTTAGCTACTTTGGATAAAATTCTGCTTAACTTTTGGTAGAATGGATTCTCCAATATCCTATTGTACTAGATCCAATGGATGCCTGAATAGTTCTGATTTCCTCCCCCTAAAGAGCCAAATATTTATTCTCAGAGAATTTTTGCTATTTTGTGAGCAAGCTAGTCTTGGGTTAGTGTGGTTTTGCTACTGATTATTCATCTCCCTCTTCTTTTTTGATCAATTTAGTTTTCTAGTAAGCTTATTCATAATGCACCtaattttcttctctctcctttgaccTCAAGGGACCCACCTATACCACAAAATCATCATGCCACCATTAATTTGTTTAAAGATCCTTTTAAAGTAGGAAATTTTTAAGTCTCCCTTTAATAAAATTTAGATCTTTGTCTCAACCTTAATTTTTAGCACCTTGGCCTAGCCTGCTAAgaactcttttctcctctttatcTTACCAATTTCACTAATATCAATTTATTAATTGACTTGttatgcctctctctctctctctctctctctgtctcctaAAAACCAAACCTACATTGATGTAATAGAGCTTCTTTTATACTCGAGTGATGTTAGAAGTCCCCCGTTTTAATGTTGGAACATATTCATGCATCAAATTTAGCTTGTTGTTCGCGACAAAATAGCTCTAAATTGTTTaacttcctttttcttccttgtgCGAAGCGGTCATTCACTTTTGGCAGTGGTAACAGCATAGAAGCTGACAGAAGCCTTCCTTGGTCTTCAGTGGCGAAGACTTTTAAGTTACCACAACATTTCTGTTCAGCATTGCCTATTTTGCTATTAGAATGAGATTCTAAAGACCAGAAACTAGCTGTAGTCAGACAAGCAGCACTATGACCAAGTATTCCAAGAGATATTGACCAAATAGGCATTAAGTGTTCATATGACCAAAATGAGTGTGGAAGAGCTTCAGTAGACCAATTCCAGAGTCAGAAGCCAGAGGTATGGAGAGGACTAAGAAGTCTTTAGTTGATTCAGACAGGTGAATTGATCTATCAATTCATTTCATGAGCATAGGATGGCATTTGCCACTGTATTCTGAAATAGAGGCTACTGTGCTTGATAACAAGTACTCAAGCATTGTTCCTCTAAGTTCAGGGTCTAGCTGCACCACTTTTGGCAGCCATGTTCCCAAGATGGAGAGaagtttttggaaaagaatttcatgttaatttaataaaaaggaAATTCCtgttaaaaataacaaaaatagattCTTTTTTCGAAGGAAGGAAACAAAATAGgtttttattgaaaaaattaCTTCAAGGCTTGCATCTTGGAAGGATAAGCTTTTTAGTTTCGACGGTAGAATCACCTTGATTAAGTCAGTGTTGACAGCTCTTCCATCATACTCTATGTCAGTCTTCAAATTTCCTCGCAGGGTGGTGATTAAAATTGACCAGCTAAGAAGGACTCTTGTGGAAAGGCATTGATTATATATCCAGCTTAAACTGCCTTGTGCATTGGATTGTGTGTGCAGGGACAAGAAAGGAAGAGGGTTCGGCATTAAGAACATTAGTAATCTTAACTCATCCCTATTGGCTAAATGGGCATGGAAGCTTATTTAAAAATGCTTACTATACAAAATAGATTCAACAAATGGCCATAGGCCATATGCTGCAAATCACATTTTCTTTTTACTGCATATGGATTCGATACAAAGACGGCAACCCTTGAAGGTACGCCTACATGTATAAAGAGTAATGAAACTTTAATCATTATATTAAACATGCTTAACAAATTTCAGTTTTTCTTGTTGCAACTTAAGGCGAATTAGATAATTGAGATCATAGTACCAAGAATCCTTTCTTAGCAATTGTTAGATCAAAATAACGATTAGTATATTAAGGCTAAGTCATCAACAATTGGGTTTTGATTATAGTTACCGAAGCACTGGTTTTAAGATTTTATGATCCAGAGTTTAAATCTTGAGCCTTGCtcgaaaagaaaatttaatgatCTCATTCCGTCTATTTTTGGCGCAGACCTGGTCTCCCAATTATTGGGAGACCTACTCTCCTTATTATTGGGTAACCAAAATAACTACCGAGCTTTACTATTTGCGAAGCCTAACTGCATAGGACTGCATCCAACTGAAGCCCCTCTTCTTCAGTGACCAGAGGAGTTTACATGAAGATGACAGAAAGCTCAACCTGTAATCTTTGTACAGATATTTTTACTGTCCAAGCTCCAATATCACCACAAGTTAGAATGATGAATAACACATTCTTAAATAGCATTGTTGTATAAGAAACCTCGTTCTTCAGGACCGATAACAGGATGTGGTTTAGGTCTTCTACCACCTCCACTGTCACTGTTATTGTACAAGAAAGTCATGCAAGATATGTTTATGTGCATCATATGACCGAGGACAGAAAAGTGGAAAAAAGTGGTCATGAACAAGGACAGCTGAGAAGTATAGGATTCCTCCAAGCATGAGAGGTTAGCTTATGTGAAATAGCTCTCCGAGGATTATGTAGTATTATAACATCCACCAACTAATGGACATGTGAAATTGATGCAAGGCAATTATAAAGTCGGCAACTATGAACCATGGAAATGGCCATTGTCGGGAATTCCAACCTTAAATTCTCTCAACTGTCTTCTCCTCAAAATAATTCACTCAACTTTGTCAAACTTTGAATCTGAAGGGGGCATACTTTAGTTTGGCGGCAACTCTTATAGAAGCCATAATCCCAATAGGATCGACCCTCTACGACTTTGTGAAATTATGATGCCAATATCCAAGGCCTATTATTGTTGTGGATCTTGCAATATTACTGATAGACTTCTCTTTGTTCCAATAAATGATCGATGAAGGGTTCGTTTGTGAGAACCCGTGCATgcgtgtgtttaatcccacatcggttattcgctggataaatcttgagtacttatacaggatcaaggaactcaaataatatcttctggttagtcattttgggtaagatcttgggttgttacaaatggtatcagaatgAACCCGGCTCATAACTTATgtagactaggggacactgcagcacagatccattggAGCTAATCACAGGCCGATCGCAGTGCTTGCGATTAGATTTGTatgaatttgaacccttagcctaatGAGGACGCCAGGGCTTAAATggagggagtatgtgaagaTCCGTGCGGTCGTGTATTTGGTCtaacatcagttattcgctgggtagatcttggatacctaTATAGAatgaagaaacccaaataatagtTTTCAACTAGCTATTTTAGgtaaggtcctaggttgttacaaatgatattagAGTGGACatgcccataacctatgtggattagggaacactgcaatacggatccattagggctgaccacgggccaattgtggtgtttatgattagatttgaatggatttgaacccttagcctcaCAAGAACGTCAGAGcttgaacggagggagtatgtgaggactcgtgcagGCGTgcatttagtctcacatcggttatttgttagatagatcttggataattatacagaatcaaggaactcaaataatatcttccggttaGCCATTTTAGGTAAGGTTCTGAGTTATTACATCATTGTTACCATAATATTGAATAGACAATCACTGGAAAAGCTATCACCTGTTCATTCGCTCGCTGCCATTAGTCCTCAGAAAGCTTGCCAACCTGCATTCTTTAATAGAATACTTCATGCAACATCTCAGGAGAAATATATATTTGATCCTTCTTGTGAGCCGACAAAGCAACAGTAGCCTAAGAAGTCTCTGGTAACATTTATCATTTCAATGTGACCTGTTATGCCATTGGATGCAGCGGAGTGGCTAATAGGATGACAACCACAAGCATATTGAAGCATCTAAGTTGACAGATCAAAAGATTGGAAGTCCATCCCTACATGAACATGGATTGAGTCAACAGGCGGACAGCATATGAACGGATGAATGCAACAAtggtgatttgaagattgatgGATGATGTTGCTAAAATTGGGATTGCAGTGATTTGGGGTTGTCCTTGATTCGAATGAAGGTTTGGACCAATCAGAAGTTCTTTTGTACTAATGTTGTAAGAGTAACAAATCTAACTTTATCAATGATGTTTCCCTCTTCACTTATTAATTATTTTGAGCTGGTTCTCcctctccatttttttttaaaaaaaccttCATAAATGTTGCAAGGCTAAAACATTTAGCACTAAAATTATGCCACCGGTGTATACTCATTACAGAGGATTGCGTCACCTCCCATTCAATTCCGTCCTTTTCAGTTCAGATGCTTGATATCATTTCTCATTTACTGATCCCTTCTGGTGCACAACTATTCTGTTGGATGGTGTATCTGAaagatatatgatatgatacaaGCTGAACTTTCTAATTACAATGTGATATATCTCTCCTTGCACTATAACTATATTTCGGCTTATTTATGATCATCTGCATTGTGAATCATTAATCAGATAGAAACGTTCGACGATTTTGCAAGTTCCTATCTCTATCAATCAATAGTAAGTAGGTATTGTGTCAACCACTGGAGAACAAATTAACATAGGTTCTTTCCATTTGCTTTGATACCGAAAGGTCTATTCAAGCTTTCTGGTGGGAAGAGGCCTACATGCAATTCATTTATCTAATTACTCAGGGTGATATCCTAAGCCtagcttttctctttctttctttctttttgttcttttgttCATGAACTTCACATCTCCAATATTATTGTCATGTACATTTGCCAGGGACCTGAAGGAAACAAAATGATGATCTTCCAATAAGCACATATATGAAACAATTTAGTTGATCT contains:
- the LOC103702643 gene encoding uncharacterized protein LOC103702643; its protein translation is MAQSKDDIKHGTAQAKLSEDEMLRVRYKHGTPLEGGKIADSEPVDLFADARRIAREKDDASGGGGGENKSSTARTSGS